A single Scylla paramamosain isolate STU-SP2022 unplaced genomic scaffold, ASM3559412v1 Contig54, whole genome shotgun sequence DNA region contains:
- the LOC135098302 gene encoding bestrophin-2-like isoform X2, producing MTVTYTIKVSNTSFCGFSKLLFRWRGSVFKLLAADLIVYFLLYFSVAAIYRFALRENEKRVFEKIAITCEYFRNVFPISFVLGFYVTIVVQRWWEQYMLIPWPDTVCIMASTYIEGQELLRMA from the exons ATGACAGTCACCTACACCATCAAGGTTTCCAACACTAGTTTCTGCGGATTTTCCAAGCTTCTATTCAG ATGGCGCGGCAGTGTGTTCAAGCTGCTCGCCGCTGACCTCATTGTTTACTTCCTGCTTTATTTCTCCGTGGCCGCCATCTACAGATTCGCCTTGCGGGAGAACGAGAAgag AGTGTTTGAGAAGATCGCCATAACGTGTGAATACTTCCGCAACGTGTTCCCTATCTCTTTCGTGCTGGGTTTCTACGTGACAATCGTGGTGCAGCGGTGGTGGGAGCAGTACATGCTGATCCCCTGGCCCGACACCGTGTGCATCATGGCCTCCACTTACATAGAGGGCCAG GAGCTTCTAAGGATGGCTTAA
- the LOC135098302 gene encoding bestrophin-2-like isoform X1, giving the protein MTVTYTIKVSNTSFCGFSKLLFRWRGSVFKLLAADLIVYFLLYFSVAAIYRFALRENEKRVFEKIAITCEYFRNVFPISFVLGFYVTIVVQRWWEQYMLIPWPDTVCIMASTYIEGQVRRSKRERGREREARIQKRFALSPQLFSKTTEMIGLVLKTVSPFNNIETI; this is encoded by the exons ATGACAGTCACCTACACCATCAAGGTTTCCAACACTAGTTTCTGCGGATTTTCCAAGCTTCTATTCAG ATGGCGCGGCAGTGTGTTCAAGCTGCTCGCCGCTGACCTCATTGTTTACTTCCTGCTTTATTTCTCCGTGGCCGCCATCTACAGATTCGCCTTGCGGGAGAACGAGAAgag AGTGTTTGAGAAGATCGCCATAACGTGTGAATACTTCCGCAACGTGTTCCCTATCTCTTTCGTGCTGGGTTTCTACGTGACAATCGTGGTGCAGCGGTGGTGGGAGCAGTACATGCTGATCCCCTGGCCCGACACCGTGTGCATCATGGCCTCCACTTACATAGAGGGCCAGGTGAGgcgtagcaagagagagagagggagggagagagaggcccgtatacagaaacgctttgctctctcaccacaactattctcaaagaccacagagatgattggcctggttctcaagactgtttctccatttaataatatagaaaccatataa
- the LOC135098301 gene encoding uncharacterized protein LOC135098301 — MGLSGSSLKVAARLHVVGQCGGVDRLTLSRPRRRGGQRLLASFSFPSAGGGAGHHWSARETAMNVSKLAKREGKTPVRLDFLAGESLVARREIPLAELLAGLRANSVGRRAVAFLALEGGQAALAGDADDDHGHTHVAVFFNERRVDDTGVVENAPEEPESSPFQEQPNLSQQVIDTSPSLPQQAGDNKGQTHEAHEAGDTEASCDLGDGQRWTPAPSHTKPSLPLKFGDNKGHTHQPHQAGDDEASLTQEVTHRDLADGQRWTPTPSHTKSSLPQKAGEKTGHTHQPHKTGDDEASLAKKVTHRDLGDGQRRTPAPRQLRQRRGKPRGASSEGGRERDFSQRSITSPAKQGKAPQRPGRGGGRWSVCGSCLLDNVLMCAQAMALTLLTYHVSLEWF; from the exons atGGGTTTGTCAGGAAGCTCACTAAAGGTGGCGGCTCGCCTTCACGTCGTCGGCCAGTGTGGCGGTGTTGACCGCCTTACACTTAGCCGCCCACGCCGTAGAGGAGGCCAGCGCCTGCTGGCCTCTTTCAGCTTCCCCAGCGCGGGAGGCGGGGCGGGCCACCATTGGTCCGCCCGAGAAACGGCGATGAACGTCAGCAAGCTGGCTAAAAGGGAGGGCAAGACACCCGTCAGGTTGGACTTCCTGGCGGGGGAATCTCTCGTGGCCCGCCGAGAGATCCCATTAGCAGAACTGCTTGCGGGACTAAGGGCCAACAGTGTGGGGCGCCGCGCTGTTGCCTTCCTCGCCCTCGAGGGAGGCCAGGCCGCGCTGGCAGGCGACGCCGATGACGACCATGGCCATACCCACGTAGCAGTTTTCTTTAATGAAAGGCGCGTGGATGACACAGGCGTGGTTGAGAACGCACCTGAAGAACCAGAGAGCAGTCCATTCCAAGAACAGCCCAACCTGTCACAACAGGTTATTGACACAAGTCCCAGCCTGCCACAGCAG GCTGGCGACAACAAGGGCCAGACCCATGAGGCCCATGAAGCTGGCGATACAGAGGCCAGCTGTGACCTGGGTGATGGCCAACGGTGGACCCCTGCCCCGAGCCACACGAAGCCCAGCCTTCCACTAAAGTTTGGCGACAATAAGGGGCATACTCATCAGCCCCATCAGGCTGGCGATGATGAAGCCAGCCTGACCCAGGAGGTCACGCACCGTGACCTGGCAGATGGCCAGAGGTGGACTCCTACCCCGAGCCACACAAAGTCCAGCCTTCCACAAAAGGCTGGCGAAAAAACGGGGCATACTCATCAACCCCATAAAACTGGCGACGATGAAGCCAGCCTGGCCAAGAAGGTCACGCACCGTGACCTGGGGGATGGCCAAAGGCGGACCCCTGCCCCACGCCAGCTCCGTCAAAGGAGGGGAAAGCCCCGCGGGGCGTCCTCTGAGGGTGGACGGGAGCGCGATTTCTCCCAGCGCTCCATCACGTCCCCCGCGAAGCAGGGGAAGGCGCCCCAGCGGCCTGGTAGGGGAGGGGGCCGGTGGAGCGTGTGTGGCTCCTGCCTCTTGGACAACGTTCTCATGTGTGCGCAGGCCATGGCATTAACTTTACTCACGTACCACGTGTCTCTCGAGTGGTTCTGA